From the genome of Eucalyptus grandis isolate ANBG69807.140 chromosome 2, ASM1654582v1, whole genome shotgun sequence, one region includes:
- the LOC120290192 gene encoding uncharacterized CDP-alcohol phosphatidyltransferase class-I family protein C22A12.08c-like isoform X2 — MVKRKVAVQTQRVQAAFVVSDSVDWSRDIQVLCDILRTGGLPGKETGKQPHLFFANDDLEYQATFPAERLGMGALRIALEAIYNRIHPIPLAYTSYGRPNPFVYGNAETVLRNLMPSLLSNLDVENNTYSGFHCFRTLYIIGDNPKSTLEAHDGQEILGFLY; from the exons ATGGTGAAGAGAAAAGTTGCTGTACAAACACAGAGAGTTCAGGCAGCATTTGTAGTCAGTGATTCTGTTGATTGGAGCAGAGATATTCAG GTGCTCTGTGACATATTGAGAACTGGAGGGCTTCCTGGAAAGGAGACTGGAAAGCAACCGCACCTGTTTTTTGCAAATGATGACCTAGAATACCAG GCTACTTTTCCTGCTGAACGTCTGGGTATGGGAGCTCTCAGGATTGCATTAGAAGCAATCTATAACAG AATACATCCCATTCCGCTGGCGTATACATCGTATGGGAGGCCAAATCCATTTGTCTACGGAAATGCTGAGACCGTGTTAAGGAATCTTATGCCATCTTTGTTAAGCAACCTAGATGTGGAGAATAATACATACTCTGGATTTCATTGTTTCAGAACACTATACATAATAGGAGATAATCCAAAATCGACATTAGAGGCGCACGACGG GCAGGAGATCCTTGGTTTTCTATATTAA
- the LOC120286245 gene encoding enoyl-[acyl-carrier-protein] reductase, mitochondrial-like: MVRELASSGPFPDLVSPPFRAVVYEQQGPMDAITRVVEVPPVLVKENDVCVRMLAAPINPYDINSIEGVYPVRPQLPAVGGREGVGEVHLVGPAVKDLSPGDLVIPSPLSFWTWQTYIVKDQSVWQKIDKNSPIEYAATISINPPTALRMLKDFTSLEPGDSIMQNGATSMVGRCLIQIAKSRGIHSINIIRDRSGSDEAKEALKKLGAEEVFTESQLEIKNGDLKEPALGLNCVGGNTASLVMKFFEVFVLGWGGTMVTYGGMSKKPITVSTSSFILKDLSLRGFWLHKWMSSNDVTGCRRMIDHLLELVQDGNLKYETELVPFSDFHIALDKSLGKLGSHPKQVLKF; this comes from the exons ATGGTGCGAGAACTG GCATCGTCAGGGCCTTTCCCCGACCTCGTGTCGCCGCCGTTCAGGGCGGTGGTGTACGAGCAGCAAGGTCCCATGGACGCCATCACCAG AGTGGTGGAGGTTCCGCCAGTTTTGGTGAAGGAGAATGACGTGTGCGTCAGAATGCTCGCCGCGCCTATCAATCCTTACGACATTAACAGCATCGAAG GTGTGTATCCGGTGAGGCCCCAACTGCCCGCAGTTGGAGGACGTGAAGGAGTTGGCGAAGTACACTTAGTTGGCCCTGCCGTGAAGGATCTTTCTCCTGGCGATTTGGTCATTCCATCTCCACTGTCTTTTT GGACATGGCAGACTTACATTGTGAAAGACCAGAGTGTATGGCAAAAAATTGATAAGAATTCTCCTATTGAATATGCCGcaacaatttcaattaatccTCCTACCGCTTTGAGAATGCTTAAAGACTTCACCTCTTTGGAACCGG GGGATTCGATTATGCAAAATGGGGCTACGAGTATGGTGGGTCGATGCCTCATCCAAATTGCGAAATCCCGTGGCATCCATAGCATCAACATAATCAGGGACAGGt CTGGCTCTGATGAAGCAAAAGAGGCGTTGAAGAAACTTGGTGCTGAAGAAGTGTTCACTGAGAGCCAATTAGAAATAAAGAAT GGTGATCTAAAAGAACCTGCCCTTGGATTAAACTGCGTTGGTGGCAATACTGCTTCCTTGGTGATGAAATTTTTTGAGGT TTTTGTTCTCGGGTGGGGAGGAACCATGGTGACATATGGTGGGATGTCTAAGAAACCAATTACAGTGTCAACttcatcttttatcttgaaG GATCTTTCTTTGAGGGGATTTTGGCTGCATAAGTGGATGAGTTCAAATGATGTAACAGGGTGCAGAAGAATGATAGATCACTTGCTCGAGCTAGTGCAGGATGGGAATTTAAAATACGA GACGGAGCTGGTTCCTTTTAGTGATTTCCACATTGCACTGGATAAATCATTGGGGAAACTTGGAAGCCATCCTAAGCAAGTCTTGAAGTTCTAG
- the LOC120290192 gene encoding uncharacterized CDP-alcohol phosphatidyltransferase class-I family protein C22A12.08c-like isoform X1: MVKRKVAVQTQRVQAAFVVSDSVDWSRDIQVLCDILRTGGLPGKETGKQPHLFFANDDLEYQATFPAERLGMGALRIALEAIYNRIHPIPLAYTSYWKPNPFVYGNAETMLRNLMPSLLSNLDVENTTNSGIRCFKTLYMIGDNPKTDIRGARQAGDPWFSILTRTGVFEGKDNHSELPVDIVGIRTLNKIQTFLYLSLPSLLACTLG, encoded by the exons ATGGTGAAGAGAAAAGTTGCTGTACAAACACAGAGAGTTCAGGCAGCATTTGTAGTCAGTGATTCTGTTGATTGGAGCAGAGATATTCAG GTGCTCTGTGACATATTGAGAACTGGAGGGCTTCCTGGAAAGGAGACTGGAAAGCAACCGCACCTGTTTTTTGCAAATGATGACCTAGAATACCAG GCTACTTTTCCTGCTGAACGTCTGGGTATGGGAGCTCTCAGGATTGCATTAGAAGCAATCTATAACAG AATACATCCCATTCCTCTGGCGTATACATCATACTGGAAGCCAAATCCATTTGTCTATGGAAATGCTGAGACAATGTTAAGGAATCTTATGCCCTCTTTGTTAAGCAACCTAGATGTGGAGAATACTACAAACTCTGGAATTCGTTGTTTCAAAACCCTATACATGATCGGAGATAATCCAAAAACCGACATTAGAGGTGCACGGCAG GCAGGAGATCCTTGGTTTTCTATATTAACAAGGACTGGGGTATTCGAGGGAAAAGATAATCATTCAGAACTTCCCGTGGACATAGTAGGTATTCGTACTCTTAACAAAATCCAGACATTTCTCTATCTGTCTCTCCCATCTCTCCTTGCATGTACGTTGGGGTGA